In the genome of Desulfuromonas sp. DDH964, one region contains:
- a CDS encoding glutamine--tRNA ligase/YqeY domain fusion protein, whose amino-acid sequence MTSEVTPTNFIRNLISDDLQQGRVDAGVVTRFPPEPNGYLHIGHAKSICLNFGLAAAFGGRCHLRMDDTNPEKESEEYAEAIKSAVRWLGFDWGEHLYYASAYYERLYAFAEELIEKGLAYVDSLDAESVRLYRGTLTEPGQESPFRNRSVAENLDLFRRMRAGEFADGAHILRARIDMAAPNINLRDPILYRIQRVPHYRTGNRWCIYPMYDFAHPLSDALEGVTHSVCTLEFEDHRPLYDWFVTHTSVPCRPRQIEFARLNLSYTVMSKRKLLQLVQDRHVGGWDDPRLPTLAGMRRRGYPAAAIRSFCERIGVGKSDSWIDISVLEDCVREELNLSAPRVLAVLRPLRVVISNYPEGKSEEFELPNHPGDPAFGSRMVPFSRELFIERDDFMEVPVKKFFRLAPGSEVRLRGAYFIRCEEVIKDAAGEIVELRCSYDPSSRGGASPDGRKVKGTIHWVSAPHARRGEIRLYDRLFTSATPGAGGRDFLEDLNPDSCETLTDCWLEGGMAELAAGTTFQFERLGYFTVDAERGQDGVPVFNRTATLRDSWARQESTGAPS is encoded by the coding sequence ATGACCAGCGAAGTGACTCCCACCAATTTTATCCGCAACCTCATCAGCGATGATCTCCAGCAGGGACGAGTCGACGCCGGAGTGGTGACGCGCTTTCCGCCCGAACCGAACGGCTACCTCCATATCGGCCACGCCAAGTCGATCTGCCTCAATTTCGGGCTGGCCGCCGCCTTTGGCGGGCGCTGCCACCTGCGCATGGACGACACCAACCCGGAGAAGGAGAGCGAGGAGTACGCCGAGGCGATCAAATCGGCGGTGCGCTGGCTCGGCTTCGACTGGGGCGAGCATCTATACTATGCCTCCGCCTATTACGAACGGCTCTATGCCTTCGCCGAGGAGTTGATCGAAAAAGGGCTCGCCTACGTCGACAGCCTCGACGCCGAGTCGGTGCGGCTCTATCGCGGCACCCTCACCGAGCCGGGGCAGGAGAGCCCCTTCCGCAACCGCAGCGTGGCCGAGAATCTCGACCTCTTTCGGCGCATGCGCGCCGGAGAATTTGCCGACGGCGCCCATATCCTGCGGGCACGAATCGACATGGCCGCCCCCAACATCAACCTGCGCGATCCGATCCTTTACCGGATCCAGCGCGTCCCCCACTACCGGACCGGCAACCGCTGGTGCATCTACCCGATGTATGATTTTGCCCACCCCCTCTCCGATGCCCTCGAGGGGGTGACCCATTCGGTCTGCACCCTGGAATTCGAAGACCACCGCCCCCTCTACGACTGGTTTGTCACCCACACTTCCGTCCCCTGCCGGCCGCGGCAGATCGAGTTCGCCCGCCTCAATCTGAGCTATACCGTCATGAGCAAGCGCAAGCTGTTGCAACTGGTGCAGGATCGGCATGTCGGCGGCTGGGACGATCCCCGCCTGCCGACCCTGGCCGGGATGCGGCGGCGCGGCTATCCAGCCGCGGCGATTCGCAGCTTCTGCGAGCGGATCGGGGTCGGCAAGAGTGACAGCTGGATCGACATCTCGGTGCTGGAGGACTGCGTTCGCGAGGAGCTCAACCTCAGCGCGCCGCGGGTGCTCGCGGTACTCAGGCCGCTGCGGGTGGTGATCAGCAACTACCCGGAGGGGAAGAGCGAGGAGTTCGAACTCCCCAACCACCCCGGAGACCCGGCCTTCGGCAGTCGCATGGTCCCCTTCTCCCGGGAACTCTTCATCGAGCGCGACGACTTCATGGAAGTACCGGTAAAGAAGTTTTTCCGCCTCGCGCCCGGCAGTGAGGTGCGCCTGCGCGGCGCCTATTTCATCCGCTGCGAAGAGGTGATCAAGGATGCCGCCGGTGAGATCGTCGAACTGCGCTGCAGTTACGACCCCTCCAGCCGCGGGGGCGCCTCCCCGGACGGGCGCAAGGTGAAGGGGACGATTCACTGGGTCTCCGCTCCCCATGCCCGGCGCGGCGAGATCCGGCTCTACGACCGGCTCTTCACCAGCGCGACCCCCGGCGCCGGCGGACGGGATTTTCTGGAGGACCTCAACCCCGACTCCTGTGAAACCCTCACCGACTGCTGGCTGGAGGGGGGAATGGCAGAGCTGGCGGCGGGTACGACCTTCCAGTTCGAGCGTCTCGGCTACTTCACCGTCGATGCGGAGCGCGGCCAAGACGGGGTCCCGGTTTTCAACCGGACCGCGACGCTGCGCGACTCCTGGGCCCGCCAGGAGTCGACAGGCGCGCCGTCATGA